The nucleotide sequence GCAGTTCGGGGGACGACCGCTGCCCGTCGCCCGGGCGCCGCAGCACCCACAGGTGCAGCGGGACGCCGTAGGGCGGCGCGGCGCCCGCCGGGAGGGCCACGACGGCGCGCAGCGCGCCACGGCGCAGCAGATCGGCGCGCACCCGGCGCCCCGAGCGGCGGGAGGCGGCGGCGGGCGGCATCAGCAGGACGGCGGTGCCGCCGGGCCGCAGATGGGCCAAGGCGTGCTGCACCCAGGCCAGTTCGGACTCGGTGCGGGCCGGGAACCCGTACTCCCAGCGCGGGTCGTAGGCGAGTTCGTCATGGCCCCAGTTGCGTTCGTTGAACGGCGGGTGGCACAGGACGGCGTCGACCGTGAGCCCGGGGAAGGCGTCGGCGCGCAGCGAGTCGCCGGTCCGCGCCCCGACCTCGGCGCCGCTGCTCAGGGCGAGCCGCAGGCCGGTGAGCGCGGCGAGTTCCGGGGCTGCCTCCTGCCCGTACAGCGCCCTGGGGTGCGGTACGGCGCGCAGCAGGGTGCCGGTGCCGGCGGCGGGGTCGAGGACGGTCACGTCCTTGCCCGTGGTCCCCGCCAGCGCCGCCATCAGCGCCGCCGCGCCCGGCGGGGTGAGCGTGTACTGCCGGGGGTTGGCGTCGAGATACCGGCCGAGCAGGAACTCGAAGGTCCGGTGCGCGCCGAGTTCGGCGGCGAGTTCGGCGGCGCCGCGCAACAGGGCGGCGGACGACTGGAGTTCGCGCGCGGTGGGGGTGTGAACAGCTCTCCCCGCCGTGCCGCCGAAGCGCGGCGCGAGCACCTCTTCGACGGCGACGGGCAGCAGTTGGGCGAGCCGGGTGTCCGACGCCCCGGCCAGACCGAGCCAGTCGGTGGGCCGCTCCCGTACGAGCAGCAGGACGCAGCCGGTTCGTACGAGGGCGGTCGGCGCGCCCGCCGGGTCGCCCGACAGCTCCTGCCAGACCCGCTCCCGGAGCGGAACCTCGGCGAGTTTCCCCTGGTCGCGCAGCCACTGCTCGACTTCGGGCAGGGCGAAGGAGGGGCTGGTCTCCGTACCGCCGACGGGCCGGGGGAAGTCGGCGTGCCTGCGCCGCCAGTTGCTGACCGCGGCCCGGCCGACTCCGGCCAGCCGGGCGATTCCGGCGGCCGTC is from Streptomyces sp. NBC_00370 and encodes:
- a CDS encoding N-6 DNA methylase encodes the protein MPESAAEVTAAGIARLAGVGRAAVSNWRRRHADFPRPVGGTETSPSFALPEVEQWLRDQGKLAEVPLRERVWQELSGDPAGAPTALVRTGCVLLLVRERPTDWLGLAGASDTRLAQLLPVAVEEVLAPRFGGTAGRAVHTPTARELQSSAALLRGAAELAAELGAHRTFEFLLGRYLDANPRQYTLTPPGAAALMAALAGTTGKDVTVLDPAAGTGTLLRAVPHPRALYGQEAAPELAALTGLRLALSSGAEVGARTGDSLRADAFPGLTVDAVLCHPPFNERNWGHDELAYDPRWEYGFPARTESELAWVQHALAHLRPGGTAVLLMPPAAASRRSGRRVRADLLRRGALRAVVALPAGAAPPYGVPLHLWVLRRPGDGQRSSPELLLVDSAGHPDGGGRGREGLDWAAVHATVTNAWRAFDQDGGAVDEPGVSRAVPVIDLLDDDVDLAPARHLPPPAAGGGAAELAGVRDRLAEALRRTVELTPAPSGTAGDTRPRRPGTTVGELARAGALELRAGGAGTGPAGPVRVLTEHDVVAGTEPSGTLPEGPGEEPVLVRAGDVVVPVLGGGSVARVVDGATAGAALGRNLQLLRPDPAALDPWFLAGFLRGTANNRQASSYASTAARLDVRRLQLPRLPLEEQRRHGEHFRALAEFEGALRLAGQLGERLVQGLYDGLTDGSVPM